In the genome of Microplitis demolitor isolate Queensland-Clemson2020A chromosome 5, iyMicDemo2.1a, whole genome shotgun sequence, the window TGGTCTGTTGGGCCAACTGTGGGCGGTAAACGTCAGACTGCCGTGCGTATAAGTTGTTTATGGCAACGATATAGCAACTATGCTATAAAGTAATAGTagaagtagtagtagtagtagtagtagtagtagtagtagtagtagtatgAATGTAGAGTCAGAAGACAAGTAGAAGACCCATTGAATATATAAACTATATAAGTATAAGTCGAGTAACAGGAACCGAATAACGAAGAGAAGAAAAGAGAagtaaagaagaagaagaaggagtAAAGTATAGTAGAATGAAGTAGATAGAGGAATAGAGTATAATATGGGATGGAAATGAAATGGAAGGAGTTAGGCAGGAGAAAGAACAAAATATCCTGTGGGCTATAAATTTGATCCGATGTCTTATAGTCTTTGTCCTTGTTGCTCTTACTTGTGTCTGCAGACCCAAGTATGCTCCCTGTGAGGGTGGTTAAAGCTGATTTAAACATTTCTCTTGGCTTCCACGTAGCTTGTGTCCTTGATAAATTTCCGAGACTTAAGGACATGcctgaatttatttttgaataatcttTGATAAATATTCCCATTACTTATCCTACcacttttaacatttttatttgtttcaataaaaaaaaagctgtaGCTGGATTCGAACCTGTGACCTTAAGGTCTAAATACATAAGAaggtatttttattgaaagcaTAAgttgagttaaaattttttttgaatacttgTTACATCCTatgtctataaattttatttttaaacagacGGTTACCTACCTCatggtaaaataatatatttaatactttacactcataaaaatgcttcagtaaaaaaattttaaaacaaactaCGTGATAaactaatatatttaatgacaTCATGACCTAATAAATTCTACACTTTACTgcgttacaaaatattaaaattataatattcgcAACAAAAAGTAAAccatcaaaaattattctccactgaaactaattttttattttattttttttttccactatagttattaataataagaaggataatttaaaaaactgcaggataggtttaaaataaaattaaaacaagcatgtataattaaataataataaaatgtattaaaaatcgTATACAATTTTGATTTACGTATGGTAAAAAATCCTCGGCCTCAGCcgaaactttttaattattattttttttctcaataataataattaattatatcaattattttgggACAAACGAGAGAAAAAATGGCAGTTGGGTAGTAGAGAGCGagagagttttaaaaaataattacataagttaattagtttttttttttattattgttaacttttttttatcaatcgtgacaaaaaattttacaaattcaaatatgCGTACATTTCTCCCTCGTCTCTACGAATATCTATTactcttattaatttttttgttattccattcattaaacttttttctttttttgttattttcctCTCAAATCTAGTCGTCTtaatatctatttaaattgttatttatatttttaaaaagtttatcaaGTACGAGAATTATATCCTAGTacttatttaaagttttaatctGATATGTGAGACTAATTCTCCGTGACTTTTTCCTACTCTATACGTtgttcttaaatttaaaattacaaatacacatttaattatcagttaattattttattatatttttattttttcatttactcaTTCAGTTGCGTGTTATTATTTcctctttacttttatttaataataataattgtttattaaatgatttttttgcatttgGCAAGTAAGAGTCTAATGACAAGACGTTTGCATTGAGGCAGGTATCGGTTAATTCAATTGTGTCATtactcattcatttttttttctacttataaatttttgtataaattttaataatgcaattgaaaaattattttgtcattgTAAAAAACACGcacttttttttagaattgaCTTTACACACTTGGCagttacatgagtcaaaatattattgttatctttttttgttttatatgtTTGTCactttattgtttattattatttatttgtaatttaactgCTGACTTAAAtgacttatttatttgataattgcATTTTGGTCTCTACAACTACAAACTCATATCtgttacacggaaaaaaaaaattttttttcaaaaatttatttcgataaaataatttttcagtttgGCTTCACTTATTTCGGCCcgaaaattgttttattggtCTTATAActcaatttgttatttttttgtcacttTATTCAGTCTCCAAAAGTtcatattaaagaaaaaattttataatttgatattcagaccgaaaaaaaaattaattatttattttacaatgaaaataaaaaatctatcacatactaaaattaaataaaaaacaaaaagtcatttcttgataaatttaaatatccttgaaaaattttaaaggtaGTAAAGACTGATAGTCCGAACGTGACAAGTACTTTAAGCATAATATATTAaagcgaattttttttccgtgtactcTGCggagatcataaaaaaatcattttacattatcattattattaataattatttaccattaatattattatattattattattattataattataatgtctCCAAGACTACAGATCTCACGCATACACGTTACATAGAGTGTGTTAACTACGGTGCACGTGATAAacctttttatatttttatttaatattcaataatttaaaaatcaatctCTTTCTCTCCCTGTCTTTTTGTCaactattattttacttaattataaatggaaTTAGCAAAATGTTAAAGTACATCGGAGagtaaagattttatttaaaaattttttatcatttctatGGAATATGAAACAATGACCAGTTATCTCATTAGTTATTAATCTCATGGTAAAAAAAACTGCTCTAccatatttatacttatatatttatatatatatatattttttttttttataataatcacacattattttatgataattttctcACCAATTATCTTGCCAAAGATTTCCCCCTTAATGACTCGAAttctgtacaaaaaaatttcttcctcgtttattactttttttatttatcattattattattacttatttatttatttatttacaatgaCACTATACCctaagttatatatttatatttatatatacttttgtttcaatatttacataataataatgacagtaatattaataattctttttttttctcttcgaTATTAAAATCTACCCTATACATCCTTACATGACAAACTTTCcttctataatttaaaaaaaaaatccggaaaGTTAAATTCGTTCTACTAATCAGTAGACCAAgcagctatatatatatatatagatatatatagatattttatttaaatagagaCGGACATGCACTCGAGcctagtatttaataaaatattagaaagacaggagaaatcttagagcttaaacttataaaaaaaaaaaaaaaaaacggtgaTATATTATATCTTCATTCTCactttacattaaatatattaaacataCAAagcatacaaaattttttacactctCAGTGTACTTAGTACTAGCCAGAGACAAAGTCGTGccattttatcgtttttttttttattttaattttttgttttaattttagtctCACGCGGACGGTAAAACTTTCCCCGgcgtcgataaaaaaataaaagtaaatatttatatatatatatttttttttaatatattattaattaaagaaaaataaaataaaataataataattaaaaaaaaaaaatcactgctACATTGACTCGATAATTATCGCAAGTAATCTTGATAAGATAATTGCATTTTTATACGTATATGCGGCAATAGTATAtggcaatattttttacacccACTGGATTGTTTGTTTGTTAGTTAGTTAGTTAGTTATTTAGTAATGATAATTAGCTACCACAATTGCTGGTTCGAATAGTAATTATTGATCGTGGATCAGACGTCGGTTGCTTGAGTATAAGATGGCGCAAGACCGTGAGCTGGAGTGAGAGGTCCCGTAGTTGAAGCTAGCGAACGTCTTGAGTAGATGGTGGCAGCACTGTGGGGCGTATGTGGCGCAGTGTGTGCGGGTGTATGCCTCCGGGACGAGGCTGAGGCGAAGGGCTAAATGGGTCCGTAGTTGCTGAGGGCGGAAGGCCTTTCATTGTGCTGCTGTTGCTGTAACTGTGactgctgttgctgctgtgGATCGCAACCAGCTGAATTCATGTCGCCTCCCGCCGACTGGTGACGTCATACGTGCGATAAAGGAGGTTGTTTGAGTACGTGATGATGCAAATGGTGTTGAGAAGCGCTGGCAACGCTACCAGGTGGCAATAGAGCACTTCCGGGTCCAGATGCTGCGTAACTTGGCATCATTGATCGTCCAACGCCTTTCATGCTTGCGCTCCCAATTCCACTGACGCCCGTTACTCCAGCAAGTCCAGTATTTCCGCCAGCAGCGACACCACCACCAAAGAGACGTCTCCACAGTCGGCGCCACGAGTCGAGAGTTTTTCCACTCCAGATCCACACACCGGAAGTTATTCCCACTGCCAATGCCATGAAGTATTTTAGCATAAGGATTGAGTAAATGGGCTTTGATTGAGGCCTGCATGGACACGCTAGATGAGCAATCCACTCGTCACGCTGCGTTGATTCGTAAAGATAACATCCCAAGACTGCGCTTGCTGGTACTGTGTATAGTACAGAAAATACACCAATACGTATCATAAGTTTTTCCAATTTGTCAGCTTTAGCGCCTGGCTGACGTTTTATTACCGAACGTATCCTAAAGAGACTCACAAATCCGGCAAGTAGAAAACTTGTGCCGAGTAGTAAGTAGACTAGAAGTGGTACgagtatgaatttttgaacacCTTCGGGTGCTACGGTGCAAACTCCAGCGACTGGATCACCAGCAATTCCACCGGCCAACAAGGCCCAAACGGTTTGAGCAGTTGGTGCTAACCAAGCGGCTAAATGGAAGTATTGAGAGTAAGAAGTGATTGCTTCATTTCCCCATTTCAAACCTGCGGCCAAAAACCACGTAAATGCCAATATTACCCACCAAACTGACGAAGCCATTCCAAAAAAGTATATCATCAAAAAGACTGTGACACAAGTACCGGGCCCTTGGGCGCCAGATCTCAAAGCTGGTCCATCACACGCTATCTCTTCGTGACCCAAAACACTTCTTGCCAAGTACCCTAAAGATACGACAAAGTAGCAGGCGGACAAGAAGACTATTGGCCGTTCAGGATACTTAAAACGCTGCGTGTCGATGAGAAAGGTGATGACGGTTGTTAGCGTGCTTGCGGCGCACAGGCCGCTCCAGAGAGTTAGCCACACCGCTGCGAATCCTCTCTCCTCGGGGGACAGGAGTACTCCGTGACACGGCAGAGCGCAATCTCTTACCCCGGCAATTCCCGGATAATTCAAGTTGTTGCTGTTGATTGTCATCGTGTCCAGTCCGATTGGTGGGACTGGGACCCCGACGATGTGGGTGCTTCCGGCCCCCAGGATTCCCGCCGCGTGGCCGCTTGTGCCTATGCCGCTGCTTGTTACCCCCAGAGGCACGAGGGGAGCTTTGCACCTGCACAAGCAATCCCTTGCCCTTTCCCCTGGAGGATGCTGACagttttttgagtttttaccTTTGCAACGTGACGGCTGAGATGTTTTTGTTGGACGTGTGGGACGTGGTGGCCCCGGAGGCAGTGGTGCCATGCTCGCGGAACCACTAGCACCACCACCACTGCTAGTATGATTGTCTTGTTCCATACACAAATT includes:
- the LOC103575285 gene encoding frizzled-2, producing the protein MVRTRVVPQTSGGMPAILLIILFPLVLLSITTSTVVLAVPNVRSESATGPANSVNPLLGAPSSGSASSSGSSGSSLSSSGASGSPSAGSASSSISSAVSSSSSSSSTSSSGTIGAIPGPGVGLGDGLSGVGGHSSSVLASSSNGNGRCEDITIPMCRGIGYNLTAMPNELNHDTQDEAGLEVHQFWPLVEIKCSPDLKFFLCSMYTPICLPEYSKPLPACRSVCERARAGCAPLMQQYGFSWPERMACERLPNHGDPENLCMEQDNHTSSGGGASGSASMAPLPPGPPRPTRPTKTSQPSRCKGKNSKNCQHPPGERARDCLCRCKAPLVPLGVTSSGIGTSGHAAGILGAGSTHIVGVPVPPIGLDTMTINSNNLNYPGIAGVRDCALPCHGVLLSPEERGFAAVWLTLWSGLCAASTLTTVITFLIDTQRFKYPERPIVFLSACYFVVSLGYLARSVLGHEEIACDGPALRSGAQGPGTCVTVFLMIYFFGMASSVWWVILAFTWFLAAGLKWGNEAITSYSQYFHLAAWLAPTAQTVWALLAGGIAGDPVAGVCTVAPEGVQKFILVPLLVYLLLGTSFLLAGFVSLFRIRSVIKRQPGAKADKLEKLMIRIGVFSVLYTVPASAVLGCYLYESTQRDEWIAHLACPCRPQSKPIYSILMLKYFMALAVGITSGVWIWSGKTLDSWRRLWRRLFGGGVAAGGNTGLAGVTGVSGIGSASMKGVGRSMMPSYAASGPGSALLPPGSVASASQHHLHHHVLKQPPLSHV